The following are from one region of the Mus caroli chromosome 13, CAROLI_EIJ_v1.1, whole genome shotgun sequence genome:
- the Pelo gene encoding protein pelota homolog, whose product MKLVRKDIEKDNAGQVTLVPEEPEDMWHTYNLVQVGDSLRASTIRKVQTESSTGSVGSNRVRTTLTLCVEAIDFDSQACQLRVKGTNIQENEYVKMGAYHTIELEPNRQFTLAKKQWDSVVLERIEQACDPAWSADVAAVVMQEGLAHVCLVTPSMTLTRAKVEVNIPRKRKGNCSQHDRALERFYEQVVQAIQRHINFEVVKCVLVASPGFVREQFCDYMFQQAVKTDNKVLLENRSKFLQVHASSGHKYSLKEALCDPTVASRLSDTKAAGEVKALDDFYKMLQHEPDRAFYGLKQVERANEALAIDTLLVSDELFRHQDVATRSRYVRLVDSVKENAGTVRIFSSLHVSGEQLGQLTGVAAILRFPVPELSDQEDDSSSEED is encoded by the exons ATGAAGCTCGTGAGGAAGGATATCGAGAAGGACAATGCGGGCCAGGTCACCCTCGTCCCCGAGGAGCCCGAGGACATGTGGCACACCTACAATCTAGTGCAGGTGGGCGACAGCCTGCGCGCCTCCACCATCCGCAAGGTCCAGACCGAGTCCTCCACGGGCAGCGTGGGGAGCAACCGTGTCCGCACCACCCTCACCCTTTGCGTGGAGGCCATCGACTTTGACTCCCAGGCCTGCCAGCTGCGGGTGAAGGGGACCAATATCCAAGAGAATGAGTATGTCAAGATGGGGGCTTACCACACCATCGAACTGGAGCCCAACCGCCAGTTCACCCTGGCCAAGAAACAGTGGGACAGTGTGGTTCTGGAACGCATCGAGCAGGCTTGCGACCCGGCGTGGAGCGCTGATGTGGCAGCTGTGGTCATGCAGGAGGGCCTGGCCCACGTCTGCTTAGTCACGCCCAGCATGACCCTTACCCGGGCCAAGGTGGAGGTGAACATCCCCAGGAAACGGAAAGGCAACTGCTCCCAGCATGACCGGGCCCTGGAGCGGTTCTATGAACAGGTGGTCCAGGCCATCCAGCGCCACATAAACTTCGAGGTTGTAAAGTGCGTTCTGGTGGCCAGCCCTGGATTCGTGCGAGAGCAGTTCTGCGATTACATGTTTCAGCAAGCTGTGAAGACGGACAATAAAGTGCTCCTGGAAAACCGCTCCAAATTCCTTCAG GTGCACGCCTCCTCTGGACACAAGTACTCCCTGAAAGAGGCCCTCTGCGACCCTACCGTAGCGAGCCGCCTTTCAGACACAAAGGCAGCCGGCGAAGTAAAAGCCTTGGATGACTTCTACAAAATGTTACAGCACGAGCCCGACCGAGCGTTCTATGGACTCAAGCAGGTGGAGAGGGCCAATGAAGCCCTGGCCATAGACACTTTGCTCGTCAGTGATGAGCTCTTCCGGCATCAGGATGTGGCCACCCGGAGCCGGTATGTCAGGCTGGTGGACAGTGTGAAGGAGAATGCAGGCACCGTAAGGATATTCTCTAGTCTCCATGTGTCGGGGGAACAGCTGGGCCAGCTGACGGGAGTAGCCGCCATTCTCCGCTTCCCAGTGCCAGAACTTTCTGACCAAGAGGATGATTCGAGTTCTGAAGAGGATTAA